The following proteins are co-located in the Sulfitobacter guttiformis genome:
- a CDS encoding PAS domain-containing sensor histidine kinase: protein MVKSSDLKSNATSAVLSGCALGGAWYGLAHTIFSGTAEAIVPAFGAIAIASTVPTFILNRAAHRRFHDTRFSMAQRLDAFDKHACINIVNENDELTEVNEKLLELTGYDRVDLIGQPVTILYEASGSKIALEIRNNLRSGKSWEGETALRHKNGHTVYTQSTIMPLFDRSGNWGGSISVRTDISRTNELISERHTAQTLYELRDDVWIIDSETETFSYMNRIAESRFNINSDDYRKTSFSELAHQRDTSEVLAACRELKVSGKPSTRFETVLMDIPVDVSIKFLPGTDETGRYLILINDISERVAQEKHKSAFISTVSHELRSPLTSIKGAMGLLLSKSAGELPVKAVSLLEIAHRNADRLVLIINDILDLDKISSGEMDFELKDVDLAALVKEVNEANAMLQQRFGVQVEIMGLDVALPFRTDPNRFIQVLTNLLSNAYKFSKPNSTIFIDVADEGAQVRVSVKDEGQGIPAEDQHKLFNRFSDMANSDRALKGGTGLGLNICKAIVENMGGSIEFESTEGIGTTFYFCLPKVALQDAQPALEKQKRQA from the coding sequence ATGGTAAAGTCATCGGACTTGAAAAGTAATGCGACATCCGCTGTCTTGAGCGGCTGTGCGTTAGGCGGGGCCTGGTACGGCCTTGCCCACACCATATTTTCTGGAACTGCAGAAGCGATTGTCCCCGCATTCGGCGCAATTGCTATCGCGTCTACTGTGCCCACCTTCATCTTGAATCGCGCTGCACATCGGCGCTTCCACGACACCCGCTTTTCCATGGCCCAGCGCCTAGATGCATTTGACAAACACGCCTGTATCAACATCGTAAACGAAAACGACGAGCTGACAGAGGTGAACGAAAAGTTGCTGGAGCTCACCGGCTATGACCGCGTCGATCTGATAGGACAGCCGGTTACGATCTTATACGAGGCCTCCGGAAGCAAGATAGCGTTGGAGATCCGCAACAATTTGCGCAGCGGCAAAAGCTGGGAGGGCGAAACCGCCCTACGCCACAAAAACGGGCACACCGTCTACACACAGTCGACGATCATGCCTCTGTTCGATCGCTCTGGTAATTGGGGAGGATCCATTTCGGTGCGAACCGACATCAGCCGCACCAACGAGCTGATCTCGGAGCGTCATACCGCCCAGACCCTCTATGAGCTACGCGACGATGTCTGGATCATTGATTCCGAGACCGAAACATTCAGCTATATGAATCGCATCGCCGAGAGCCGCTTTAACATCAACAGCGACGATTACCGGAAAACCAGTTTTTCAGAGCTTGCTCATCAGCGCGACACAAGCGAAGTTTTGGCCGCCTGCCGCGAATTGAAGGTATCCGGCAAACCGTCAACAAGGTTCGAAACTGTGTTGATGGACATACCTGTGGACGTCAGCATAAAATTTTTACCGGGCACGGATGAAACGGGCCGCTACCTGATCCTGATAAACGATATTTCAGAGCGCGTTGCCCAAGAAAAACATAAATCCGCGTTCATCTCTACAGTCAGCCACGAGCTACGCTCACCACTGACATCAATCAAAGGCGCAATGGGACTACTGCTTTCCAAGTCGGCCGGAGAGCTACCTGTTAAGGCTGTATCCCTTCTGGAGATTGCTCATCGCAACGCCGACCGCCTTGTCCTGATAATCAACGATATTCTTGATCTGGATAAGATCTCCAGTGGCGAAATGGATTTTGAGCTCAAGGACGTCGATTTGGCCGCATTGGTGAAAGAAGTCAATGAGGCAAATGCAATGCTTCAGCAGCGATTTGGCGTGCAAGTTGAAATCATGGGACTAGACGTCGCATTGCCGTTCAGGACAGATCCGAACCGGTTCATACAAGTGCTGACGAACCTGTTGTCAAATGCTTACAAGTTTTCGAAGCCTAATAGCACCATCTTCATTGATGTCGCAGACGAGGGTGCGCAAGTGCGCGTTTCGGTCAAGGACGAGGGCCAGGGCATACCGGCAGAAGATCAGCATAAACTATTCAACAGGTTCTCCGACATGGCAAATTCCGATCGCGCGTTGAAGGGTGGAACAGGTCTTGGCCTTAACATCTGCAAAGCGATTGTCGAAAACATGGGCGGATCCATCGAATTTGAATCTACCGAAGGTATCGGGACCACATTTTACTTCTGTCTCCCCAAAGTTGCGTTACAAGACGCACAACCTGCATTAGAAAAGCAGAAGCGTCAGGCATGA
- a CDS encoding efflux RND transporter periplasmic adaptor subunit, with protein MTAKTDTAKTEPAQSQELAMDPQVVKRSAQNTSATKPQELVFTTDDGASRSTWFAAILVVLIIGWMGSGFVFPSEETDPVAARENRQPVAVAVTTSVAETVTQYYQAEGQALPDRDTMLRAEASGDIAEVLVAKGQDVQAGDIIARFDPVGNEADANRAAEELARAQREFDNAQQLLDRGVATADRVAQARAALATAQAQVTDAAQAAKALTITAPFAGRIETLDLDEGEFVSAGTEVGRLVDITPLTVAIQVPQQSLTRLSVGQLATVQFITGEERAGVVTFVGTSAASETRTFLAEIEVENEDSAIPAGISSEVSIPTGEITAHFLSPSIVSLNTEGALGVKTVNADNVVEFFEVQVVKAQIDGIWVTGLPESADMITVGQGYVNAAETVAPSAGEPAR; from the coding sequence ATGACCGCTAAGACCGACACAGCAAAAACAGAGCCTGCGCAGTCGCAAGAATTGGCAATGGACCCACAAGTAGTTAAAAGGTCAGCACAAAATACATCTGCGACCAAGCCACAAGAGCTGGTGTTCACTACTGACGATGGCGCCTCGCGATCAACTTGGTTTGCCGCAATTCTGGTTGTACTGATCATCGGCTGGATGGGCAGCGGATTTGTATTTCCTTCGGAGGAAACTGATCCGGTTGCCGCACGCGAAAATCGCCAACCTGTCGCGGTCGCAGTGACAACATCGGTTGCCGAAACCGTCACCCAATATTACCAGGCCGAAGGTCAGGCATTGCCCGACCGTGATACCATGCTGAGAGCAGAAGCATCCGGAGATATAGCCGAGGTTTTGGTGGCGAAGGGGCAGGACGTGCAAGCGGGGGATATTATCGCCCGATTTGATCCGGTTGGAAACGAAGCCGATGCCAACCGTGCCGCAGAGGAGTTGGCCCGTGCGCAACGTGAGTTTGACAATGCGCAGCAATTGCTCGACCGGGGTGTCGCGACCGCAGATCGTGTGGCACAGGCGCGTGCTGCGCTCGCCACGGCACAGGCGCAGGTAACAGATGCTGCACAGGCGGCAAAGGCGCTGACCATTACGGCCCCCTTTGCCGGACGGATCGAGACGCTTGATCTGGACGAGGGCGAGTTTGTTTCTGCCGGAACCGAAGTGGGGCGTTTGGTCGATATTACACCTCTCACGGTTGCCATTCAGGTCCCACAACAGTCGCTTACGCGCCTATCGGTGGGGCAGCTGGCAACTGTCCAATTCATTACCGGAGAAGAGCGCGCGGGTGTCGTGACCTTTGTAGGCACTTCTGCCGCGTCTGAGACCCGTACATTTCTGGCCGAGATCGAAGTCGAGAACGAAGATAGCGCAATCCCTGCTGGCATCTCGTCGGAGGTGAGCATTCCCACTGGAGAGATCACGGCACATTTCCTCTCACCCTCAATCGTTTCGTTGAACACCGAAGGCGCGCTAGGGGTCAAAACGGTCAACGCGGATAACGTGGTCGAGTTTTTCGAGGTGCAGGTCGTCAAAGCGCAGATTGACGGCATATGGGTCACCGGCTTGCCCGAAAGCGCCGATATGATCACGGTCGGTCAGGGGTACGTCAACGCCGCCGAGACTGTCGCGCCAAGCGCGGGGGAGCCAGCGCGATGA
- a CDS encoding efflux RND transporter permease subunit encodes MNSIIDFAFSRSRVVVMALLLILGVGAYAYVAIPKEANPEVPLPLFYVSTGLDGISPTDAERLLLEPMETEFGSISGLQSMKSDATEGFVSIQLEFIPGGDNQEALDKVREAADRAQGDLPDDAYDITITEINTALFPIITAILSGPVPERTLNDLADQMQEEIEGLQGVLEVDIGGQRFEFLEVLIDPTVFQTYNLSFDELIGQIQRNNRLIAAGAIETGSGRIVLKVPGLIEDLEDVMAMPVKVRGNAVVTFGDVATIRRTFEDPDSFARINGQPALALEVTKRSGANIIETVDEVKTLVEEMRADWPDSIEITYLQDQSKQVKDLLSDLEANVIAAVILVMIVIVLALGTRSAILVGLSIPGAFFAGVIALWAMGFSMNIIVLFALILVVGMLVDGAIVTTELADRKLQEGAAPKEAYTFAAKRMAWPIIASTATTLSVFFPLLFWTGMVGEFMKYLPITVILTLSASLFMALVFIPVVGGLIGKRQPQSAKSKAALHAAEFGDPRKMGGFTGGYVRLLERAIMRPAATLLLAIALLLGGFGMYGTFGKGVSFFPSVEPDFMQVQVRARDNFSIFERDALVRAVEERILGYDEIASIYARSIMSAGQGDEETIGTLQLELMPWDTRRTAAEIGIDIRKSVSDIAGIDVQVQTESGGPTAGKPVNLQITARNPDVQGVAVQQVRDIMDRMGGFTDVTDTRPVPGVEVSILVNRAEAARFGADVSLLGQAVQLLTQGITVADYRPDDIDGSLDIRVRFPREERSLAELGSLRVPTSAGLVPISNFVTFAPSNRTGVIRRIDEKRVATIEANVAPGVLVNDQVVALTAALDAIDLPEGVAFSFGGEAEDQAESMTFLVGAFGTAIFLMFVILVLQFNNFFQAFVVMSAIIFSIAGVLLGLIVTGRPFGIVMGGIGVIALAGIVVNNNIVLIDTYNDLKKSGQSPMEAALRTGAQRLRPVILTSLTTALGLLPMVIGLNLNFFTREIVYGAPSTQWWTELSSAIAGGLVIATILTLVVTPAMLMLGERREARSKPPVPEFPAE; translated from the coding sequence ATGAACAGTATAATTGATTTTGCATTTTCGCGGTCGCGGGTCGTAGTTATGGCTTTGCTGCTCATCCTCGGGGTGGGTGCTTATGCCTATGTCGCGATCCCCAAAGAGGCCAATCCCGAGGTGCCGTTGCCGCTGTTTTATGTCTCGACCGGTCTGGACGGAATTAGCCCTACGGATGCCGAGCGGCTCTTGCTGGAGCCTATGGAAACGGAATTTGGTTCTATCTCCGGCCTCCAGAGCATGAAGTCCGATGCGACCGAAGGGTTTGTTTCTATCCAGCTTGAATTTATCCCCGGCGGTGACAATCAGGAAGCCCTTGATAAGGTGCGCGAAGCGGCCGACCGGGCGCAGGGCGACCTGCCAGATGACGCCTATGATATCACAATCACAGAGATCAATACCGCCCTGTTTCCAATTATTACCGCGATCCTGTCAGGCCCTGTGCCGGAACGCACGCTGAACGATTTGGCAGATCAGATGCAGGAAGAGATCGAGGGCCTTCAGGGCGTGCTCGAGGTCGACATCGGCGGCCAGCGGTTCGAGTTTCTCGAAGTGCTCATCGATCCGACAGTGTTCCAGACCTATAATCTGTCATTCGATGAATTGATCGGGCAGATACAGCGCAACAACCGCTTGATTGCTGCCGGTGCGATCGAGACAGGATCGGGCCGGATTGTACTCAAGGTGCCGGGGTTGATCGAGGATCTGGAAGATGTGATGGCGATGCCGGTGAAAGTGCGCGGCAACGCGGTTGTTACCTTTGGCGATGTAGCCACGATCAGGCGTACTTTCGAGGACCCGGACTCTTTCGCGCGCATCAATGGCCAGCCTGCTCTGGCGCTGGAGGTCACTAAACGCTCTGGCGCGAATATCATTGAAACCGTGGATGAGGTGAAGACGCTGGTCGAAGAGATGCGCGCTGACTGGCCTGACAGCATCGAAATCACCTATCTGCAAGACCAGTCCAAACAGGTAAAAGACCTACTAAGCGATCTGGAGGCCAACGTAATCGCTGCCGTTATTCTTGTGATGATCGTAATTGTACTGGCGCTGGGCACCCGCTCCGCGATCCTTGTGGGACTTTCTATTCCGGGGGCGTTCTTTGCTGGTGTTATCGCCCTTTGGGCCATGGGTTTTTCCATGAACATTATCGTTTTGTTCGCACTGATCCTTGTGGTCGGGATGCTGGTGGACGGCGCGATCGTGACGACAGAACTCGCCGACCGAAAATTACAAGAAGGTGCCGCGCCCAAAGAGGCATACACCTTTGCGGCCAAACGCATGGCTTGGCCGATTATCGCCTCGACAGCGACCACACTTTCCGTTTTCTTTCCACTCCTATTCTGGACCGGAATGGTGGGAGAATTCATGAAATACCTCCCCATCACCGTGATCCTCACGCTCTCAGCTTCCCTTTTCATGGCTCTCGTATTTATCCCCGTTGTTGGCGGACTGATCGGCAAGCGCCAGCCGCAGTCAGCAAAGTCAAAAGCTGCACTACACGCCGCCGAATTTGGTGATCCGCGCAAAATGGGCGGATTTACCGGTGGCTATGTGCGGCTGTTGGAGCGAGCCATCATGCGCCCCGCAGCTACATTGCTGTTGGCGATTGCACTGCTGCTGGGGGGCTTTGGCATGTATGGCACCTTCGGAAAAGGTGTGAGTTTCTTTCCCTCCGTCGAACCTGATTTTATGCAGGTACAGGTCCGTGCCCGTGATAATTTTTCGATCTTCGAGCGCGATGCACTGGTGCGTGCCGTTGAGGAGCGCATTCTTGGATATGATGAGATCGCCAGCATTTATGCCCGCTCTATTATGTCGGCGGGGCAGGGCGACGAAGAAACCATCGGCACGTTACAATTGGAGCTGATGCCATGGGACACTCGCCGCACAGCTGCCGAAATCGGAATCGATATTCGCAAAAGCGTATCCGATATCGCTGGCATCGACGTACAGGTCCAAACTGAAAGCGGCGGTCCCACAGCGGGCAAACCTGTGAACCTGCAAATCACCGCCCGTAATCCCGATGTTCAGGGCGTAGCAGTGCAGCAGGTCCGCGATATAATGGACCGGATGGGTGGTTTTACCGATGTGACCGATACACGGCCTGTGCCCGGCGTTGAGGTATCAATCCTCGTGAACCGTGCCGAAGCTGCCCGGTTTGGCGCAGACGTGAGCCTGCTGGGACAGGCGGTGCAGTTACTGACCCAAGGGATAACTGTAGCAGACTACCGGCCCGATGACATCGATGGATCGCTCGACATCCGCGTACGTTTCCCGCGAGAAGAGCGCTCGCTTGCTGAGTTGGGCAGCCTGCGGGTGCCAACCTCGGCCGGTCTTGTGCCAATCTCGAATTTTGTCACATTTGCCCCCTCGAACCGGACAGGCGTTATCCGCCGCATCGATGAAAAACGCGTAGCGACGATTGAGGCAAACGTTGCACCCGGTGTTCTGGTCAACGATCAGGTTGTGGCACTGACGGCGGCGCTTGATGCGATAGATTTGCCCGAGGGGGTCGCCTTTAGTTTCGGCGGCGAGGCGGAAGATCAGGCTGAAAGCATGACATTTCTTGTTGGCGCTTTCGGGACGGCGATATTTTTGATGTTCGTTATCCTCGTGCTTCAGTTCAACAACTTCTTTCAGGCCTTCGTGGTCATGTCTGCGATCATATTCTCGATTGCCGGTGTATTGCTGGGTCTCATCGTCACGGGCCGACCTTTTGGTATTGTGATGGGAGGTATCGGTGTCATCGCCCTTGCAGGGATCGTGGTGAACAACAACATTGTTTTGATCGACACCTATAATGATCTAAAAAAATCCGGCCAATCCCCGATGGAGGCCGCACTGCGCACAGGAGCGCAACGGCTGCGCCCTGTTATCCTGACCTCTCTGACGACGGCATTGGGATTGCTGCCTATGGTGATCGGACTGAACCTGAATTTCTTCACGCGCGAAATCGTATATGGTGCGCCCTCAACCCAGTGGTGGACCGAGCTTTCCTCGGCCATTGCGGGGGGATTGGTGATTGCTACGATCCTGACCCTTGTAGTGACCCCTGCCATGCTAATGCTTGGGGAAAGGCGTGAGGCGCGGTCAAAACCGCCCGTACCGGAGTTTCCGGCGGAATAG
- a CDS encoding response regulator, translating to MAVSGTVVLELLMRILAIDDDPVILELLEASLCSADGFDLATHPSAESALDALEGSRTPFDCILLDIMLPGIDGIEMCELLRKTAEYRSVPILMITGCTEENLMARAFNVGATDFLMKPLNQLELIARVKSAGLLNRSLRTAHHSMGELSRLLKVSFDAPVSLSGDGMTNMLALENRFLRCKTQRFAMTLFDLDICGLRGIYRSVGATAFRQCLELIAEAAGYATAGLNVEMAYVGNGRFFGCSFDRKRINFETHTAEFNKKLGEIWDSEGTGVPTPPTGKFRQTSEQRIWSGTSACNQLQALKSGGGRFPHFLISDEVDLFSRFDTKINATS from the coding sequence ATGGCTGTGTCCGGAACCGTTGTTTTGGAGCTTTTGATGCGCATTTTGGCAATTGATGATGATCCGGTGATCCTCGAACTGCTTGAGGCATCTTTGTGCAGTGCCGATGGTTTCGACCTCGCCACACATCCCAGTGCGGAAAGTGCGCTTGATGCCCTTGAAGGATCGCGAACTCCATTTGACTGTATCCTGCTGGATATCATGCTGCCGGGGATTGATGGCATCGAGATGTGCGAGCTGCTCCGCAAGACAGCCGAGTACCGCTCTGTTCCGATCCTGATGATTACCGGCTGCACTGAAGAGAACCTGATGGCACGGGCCTTCAATGTAGGCGCGACTGATTTTTTGATGAAGCCGCTGAACCAGCTGGAATTGATCGCACGGGTGAAAAGTGCAGGTTTGCTCAACCGCAGTTTGCGCACCGCGCATCACTCCATGGGAGAGCTGTCACGGCTGTTGAAGGTCTCATTTGATGCTCCGGTGAGTTTGAGTGGCGACGGTATGACCAATATGTTGGCCCTCGAAAACCGCTTTTTGCGCTGTAAAACGCAGCGTTTTGCGATGACGCTTTTTGATCTGGATATCTGCGGTTTGCGCGGCATTTATCGGTCTGTAGGTGCTACAGCATTTCGTCAGTGTCTAGAACTTATCGCCGAAGCGGCGGGGTACGCGACTGCCGGACTGAATGTCGAGATGGCCTATGTCGGCAATGGCCGATTCTTTGGATGCAGCTTTGACCGTAAGCGGATCAACTTTGAGACACATACAGCTGAGTTCAATAAAAAGCTGGGCGAAATTTGGGACTCGGAGGGTACCGGTGTACCAACCCCGCCTACGGGAAAATTCAGACAAACCTCGGAGCAGCGAATCTGGTCGGGCACGTCAGCGTGTAACCAGCTGCAGGCCCTGAAATCAGGGGGCGGGCGCTTTCCTCACTTTCTGATCTCGGATGAGGTGGACCTCTTTTCGCGATTTGACACTAAAATAAACGCAACTTCCTGA
- a CDS encoding GbsR/MarR family transcriptional regulator, with the protein MSEDAKEDAVRTGFIEKTGLVSQAEGLPRIAGRVFGLLIYDGDTVSFTDLATRLQVSRASISTSIRLLEERGLIKRITKPGDRQDFFQLAQNPYGTMLKGIQRRNRAIQADIAQTIESLPKDAPAVSRLGAYADFYASLDAAVVVALNTLKDH; encoded by the coding sequence ATGTCTGAAGACGCGAAAGAGGATGCTGTTCGCACCGGATTTATCGAAAAGACCGGTTTGGTGAGTCAGGCAGAAGGCCTCCCTCGAATCGCGGGACGTGTTTTCGGGCTGCTTATCTATGATGGCGATACCGTTTCGTTTACCGATCTTGCAACGCGCTTGCAGGTCAGCCGTGCGAGCATCAGCACCAGTATCCGCCTTCTCGAAGAGCGTGGATTGATCAAGCGGATCACGAAGCCTGGCGACCGTCAGGATTTTTTCCAACTTGCGCAAAACCCCTATGGTACAATGCTCAAGGGGATCCAGCGGCGCAACCGCGCGATACAGGCCGATATTGCACAAACAATCGAAAGCCTGCCGAAAGACGCTCCAGCCGTAAGCAGACTGGGGGCCTATGCTGATTTTTACGCATCACTCGACGCCGCAGTTGTGGTTGCCCTGAACACCCTCAAGGATCATTGA
- a CDS encoding response regulator: MRILAVDDDPIILELLAQFVEFVGGHELVTATSGQEAIQLVKSSGKSGFDCFLFDIQMPQMDGIELTQNIRDMAQHADTPVLMLTAMSDKRYIDAAFAAGATDYVTKPFEVTELTARLRLVEDLVKTRRIRTKKIFATQSRSAQAQPNVLASKLELHDPVSIYDVDNVIEYPAMENYVRQLARGSMFGSSTFAFTVRKIAEHHAHLSAAEFAFLISDVAEVISDTLAGHQFLMAYAGSGTFVCVTESGWRPDMAPMMDAINLSLSRTELFDNSGQQLYVRVSAGDAIRLIWKSENSVMEAVSAAYLSAEAASAAHERSMNDLWLSPQRA, encoded by the coding sequence ATGAGAATCCTCGCTGTTGATGACGATCCAATCATCCTCGAATTGCTTGCGCAGTTTGTTGAATTCGTTGGCGGGCATGAGCTGGTGACAGCGACCTCCGGTCAAGAGGCAATCCAGCTTGTGAAATCATCCGGTAAATCAGGTTTCGACTGTTTCTTGTTTGATATTCAGATGCCTCAGATGGACGGGATCGAACTCACGCAAAACATTCGTGATATGGCGCAACATGCTGACACGCCCGTTCTGATGCTCACGGCAATGTCGGACAAGCGCTACATTGATGCTGCCTTCGCTGCGGGTGCGACTGATTATGTGACCAAGCCTTTTGAGGTGACGGAGCTTACGGCGAGGCTGCGCCTGGTCGAGGATCTGGTGAAAACCCGCCGGATCAGAACCAAAAAGATTTTTGCGACCCAATCTCGTTCTGCGCAGGCTCAACCAAATGTACTCGCAAGCAAGCTTGAGCTGCATGATCCGGTCTCCATCTACGATGTAGATAACGTAATCGAATACCCGGCAATGGAGAACTACGTGCGCCAGCTTGCACGCGGTTCGATGTTCGGGTCCTCTACATTCGCCTTCACAGTTCGCAAGATTGCAGAGCATCATGCCCATCTTTCTGCCGCCGAATTTGCATTTCTGATTTCTGACGTTGCAGAGGTGATTTCGGACACATTGGCGGGGCATCAGTTCCTCATGGCTTATGCTGGTAGCGGCACATTCGTTTGTGTCACCGAAAGCGGTTGGCGCCCTGACATGGCTCCGATGATGGATGCGATCAATTTGTCGCTTTCACGCACCGAGCTTTTTGATAATTCCGGTCAGCAACTTTATGTCCGCGTCAGTGCGGGTGATGCAATCCGGCTTATCTGGAAGTCAGAGAACTCTGTTATGGAGGCTGTATCGGCTGCGTATCTGTCGGCGGAGGCTGCCAGTGCAGCGCACGAGCGCTCTATGAACGACCTCTGGCTCTCGCCGCAGCGGGCATGA
- a CDS encoding response regulator, producing MIKLLHVEDDADIREIALMALEMSGEFEVLQCNSGNDALEKVSEFAPDVFLLDMMMPGMTGRETLDQMRKDPALSAVPAIFMTARAQHSEIEELLANGAADVISKPFDPMALSEQIKQAIEKSIQRT from the coding sequence ATGATCAAGTTACTACACGTAGAAGATGATGCGGATATCCGTGAAATAGCGTTGATGGCTCTTGAAATGTCAGGCGAGTTCGAAGTGCTTCAGTGCAATTCTGGCAATGACGCCCTTGAAAAGGTTTCTGAATTCGCACCGGACGTGTTTTTGCTGGATATGATGATGCCGGGCATGACGGGCCGTGAGACACTGGACCAGATGCGCAAAGATCCCGCGCTCTCGGCGGTTCCCGCAATCTTCATGACCGCTCGCGCCCAGCATTCCGAGATCGAGGAATTGCTCGCGAATGGTGCGGCTGATGTGATCAGCAAACCGTTTGATCCCATGGCGCTGTCAGAGCAGATAAAACAGGCCATCGAAAAATCCATTCAAAGAACCTGA
- a CDS encoding Hpt domain-containing protein, with protein sequence MKDMPSELPGLERIKERFLSLLAERQTTIAHHALAAWESDSAAAQSSNLQGAQNVLHQIAGSAGSLGFVELGEAARSCEGAIITFLDSNDGAQGSLPHSLFEELDDFVCMSQTLLAQRS encoded by the coding sequence ATGAAGGATATGCCCTCAGAGCTGCCCGGCCTTGAGCGTATCAAAGAACGCTTTTTGTCGCTGCTTGCAGAGCGACAAACAACAATTGCCCATCACGCACTGGCAGCATGGGAAAGTGATAGCGCTGCTGCGCAGTCCTCAAACCTGCAGGGGGCGCAAAATGTTCTGCATCAGATTGCGGGCTCTGCAGGTTCGCTCGGCTTTGTAGAGTTGGGGGAGGCGGCACGCAGTTGCGAGGGCGCAATCATCACTTTCCTCGACAGTAACGATGGTGCTCAGGGGAGCTTGCCACATTCGTTGTTTGAGGAACTTGATGACTTTGTGTGCATGAGCCAGACACTGCTCGCGCAGAGGTCATAA